Proteins encoded in a region of the Abyssicoccus albus genome:
- a CDS encoding IS6 family transposase, with product MNYFRYKQFNKDVITVAVGYYLRYALSYRDISEILRERGVNVHHSTVYRWVQEYAPILYQIWKKKHKKAYYKWRIDETYIKIKGKWSYLYRAIDAEGHTLDIWLRKQRDNHAAYAFIKRLIKQFGKPQKVITDQAPSTKVAMAKVIKTFKLNPDCHCTSKYLNNLIEQDHRHIKVRKTRYQSMNTAKNTLKGIECIYALYKKNRRSLQIYGFSPCHEISIMLAS from the coding sequence ATGAACTATTTCAGATATAAACAATTTAACAAGGACGTCATCACTGTAGCCGTTGGCTACTATCTAAGATATGCATTGAGTTATCGTGATATATCTGAAATATTAAGGGAACGTGGTGTCAACGTTCATCATTCAACGGTCTACCGTTGGGTTCAAGAATATGCTCCGATTTTGTATCAAATTTGGAAGAAAAAGCATAAAAAAGCCTATTACAAATGGCGTATTGATGAGACGTACATCAAAATAAAAGGAAAATGGAGCTATTTATATCGTGCCATTGATGCAGAGGGACATACATTAGATATTTGGTTGCGTAAGCAACGAGATAATCATGCAGCATATGCGTTTATCAAACGTCTCATTAAACAATTTGGTAAACCTCAAAAAGTGATTACAGATCAGGCACCTTCAACGAAGGTAGCCATGGCTAAAGTTATTAAAACGTTTAAACTGAATCCCGACTGTCATTGTACATCGAAATATCTGAATAATCTCATTGAGCAAGATCACCGTCATATTAAAGTAAGAAAGACAAGATATCAAAGTATGAATACGGCAAAGAATACTTTAAAAGGTATTGAATGTATTTACGCTCTATATAAAAAGAACCGCAGGTCTCTTCAGATCTACGGATTTTCGCCATGCCACGAAATTAGCATCATGCTAGCAAGTTAA
- a CDS encoding protein rep, with protein MLKLYYKLNFATEPDNSYNQHMHVLVCVEPTYFKNTENYVNQKQWIQFWKKAMKLDYDPNVKVQMIRPKNKYKSDIQSAIDETAKYPVKDTDFMTDDEEKNLKRLSDLEEGLHRKRLISYGGLLKEIHKKLNLDDTEEGDLIHTDDDEKADEDGFSIIAMWNWERKNYFIKE; from the coding sequence TTGTTAAAATTATACTATAAACTCAACTTTGCAACAGAACCAGATAATTCTTATAATCAGCACATGCATGTATTGGTATGTGTGGAACCAACTTATTTTAAGAATACAGAAAACTACGTGAATCAAAAACAATGGATTCAATTTTGGAAAAAGGCAATGAAATTAGACTATGATCCAAATGTAAAAGTTCAAATGATTCGACCGAAAAATAAATATAAATCGGATATACAATCGGCAATTGACGAAACTGCAAAATATCCTGTAAAGGATACGGATTTTATGACCGATGATGAAGAAAAGAATTTGAAACGTTTGTCTGATTTGGAGGAAGGTTTACACCGTAAAAGGTTAATCTCCTATGGTGGTTTGTTAAAAGAAATACATAAAAAATTAAACCTTGATGACACAGAAGAAGGCGATTTGATTCATACAGATGATGACGAAAAAGCCGATGAAGATGGATTTTCTATTATTGCAATGTGGAATTGGGAACGGAAAAATTATTTTATTAAAGAGTAG
- a CDS encoding tetracycline resistance efflux system leader peptide, with translation MKCNECNRVQLKEGSVSLTL, from the coding sequence ATGAAGTGTAATGAATGTAACAGGGTTCAATTAAAAGAGGGAAGCGTATCATTAACCCTATAA
- the tet(L) gene encoding tetracycline efflux MFS transporter Tet(L) translates to MNTSYSQSNLRHNQILIWLCILSFFSVLNEMVLNVSLPDIANDFNKPPASTNWVNTAFMLTFSIGTAVYGKLSDQLGIKRLLLFGIIINCFGSVIGFVGHSFFSLLIMARFIQGAGAAAFPALVMVVVARYIPKENRGKAFGLIGSIVAMGEGVGPAIGGMIAHYIHWSYLLLIPMITIITVPFLMKLLKKEVRIKGHFDIKGIILMSVGIVFFMLFTTSYSISFLIVSVLSFLIFVKHIRKVTDPFVDPGLGKNIPFMIGVLCGGIIFGTVAGFVSMVPYMMKDVHQLSTAEIGSVIIFPGTMSVIIFGYIGGILVDRRGPLYVLNIGVTFLSVSFLTASFLLETTSWFMTIIIVFVLGGLSFTKTVISTIVSSSLKQQEAGAGMSLLNFTSFLSEGTGIAIVGGLLSIPLLDQRLLPMEVDQSTYLYSNLLLLFSGIIVISWLVTLNVYKHSQRDF, encoded by the coding sequence GTGAATACATCCTATTCACAATCGAATTTACGACACAACCAAATTTTAATTTGGCTTTGCATTTTATCTTTTTTTAGCGTATTAAATGAAATGGTTTTGAACGTCTCATTACCTGATATTGCAAATGATTTTAATAAACCACCTGCGAGTACAAACTGGGTGAACACAGCCTTTATGTTAACCTTTTCCATTGGAACAGCTGTATATGGAAAGCTATCTGATCAATTAGGCATCAAAAGGTTACTCCTATTTGGAATTATAATAAATTGTTTCGGGTCGGTAATTGGGTTTGTTGGCCATTCTTTCTTTTCCTTACTTATTATGGCTCGTTTTATTCAAGGGGCTGGTGCAGCTGCATTTCCAGCACTCGTAATGGTTGTAGTTGCGCGCTATATTCCAAAGGAAAATAGGGGTAAAGCATTTGGTCTTATTGGATCGATAGTAGCCATGGGAGAAGGAGTCGGTCCAGCGATTGGTGGAATGATAGCCCATTATATTCATTGGTCCTATCTTCTACTCATTCCTATGATAACAATTATCACTGTTCCGTTTCTTATGAAATTATTAAAGAAAGAAGTAAGGATAAAAGGTCATTTTGATATCAAAGGAATTATACTAATGTCTGTAGGCATTGTATTTTTTATGTTGTTTACAACATCATATAGCATTTCTTTTCTTATCGTTAGCGTGCTGTCATTCCTGATATTTGTAAAACATATCAGGAAAGTAACAGATCCTTTTGTTGATCCCGGATTAGGGAAAAATATACCTTTTATGATTGGAGTTCTTTGTGGGGGAATTATATTTGGAACAGTAGCAGGGTTTGTCTCTATGGTTCCTTATATGATGAAAGATGTTCACCAGCTAAGTACTGCCGAAATCGGAAGTGTAATTATTTTCCCTGGAACAATGAGTGTCATTATTTTCGGCTACATTGGTGGGATACTTGTTGATAGAAGAGGTCCTTTATACGTGTTAAACATCGGAGTTACATTTCTTTCTGTTAGCTTTTTAACTGCTTCCTTTCTTTTAGAAACAACATCATGGTTCATGACAATTATAATCGTATTTGTTTTAGGTGGGCTTTCGTTCACCAAAACAGTTATATCAACAATTGTTTCAAGTAGCTTGAAACAGCAGGAAGCTGGTGCTGGAATGAGTTTGCTTAACTTTACCAGCTTTTTATCAGAGGGAACAGGTATTGCAATTGTAGGTGGTTTATTATCCATACCCTTACTTGATCAAAGGTTGTTACCTATGGAAGTTGATCAGTCAACTTATCTGTATAGTAATTTGTTATTACTTTTTTCAGGAATCATTGTCATTAGTTGGCTGGTTACCTTGAATGTATATAAACATTCTCAAAGGGATTTCTAA
- the bleO gene encoding bleomycin binding protein codes for MRMLQSIPALPVGDIKKSIGFYCDKLGFTLVHHEDGFAVLMCNEVRIHLWEASDEGWRSRSNDSPVCTGAESFIAGTASCRIEVEGIDELYQHIKPLGILHPNTSLKDQWWDERDFAVIDPDNNLISFFQQIKS; via the coding sequence GTGAGAATGTTACAGTCTATCCCGGCATTGCCAGTCGGGGATATTAAAAAGAGTATAGGTTTTTATTGCGATAAACTAGGTTTCACTTTGGTTCACCATGAAGATGGATTCGCAGTTCTAATGTGTAATGAGGTTCGGATTCATCTATGGGAGGCAAGTGATGAAGGCTGGCGCTCTCGTAGTAATGATTCACCGGTTTGTACAGGTGCGGAGTCGTTTATTGCTGGTACTGCTAGTTGCCGCATTGAAGTAGAGGGAATTGATGAATTATATCAACATATTAAGCCTTTGGGCATTTTGCACCCCAATACATCATTAAAAGATCAGTGGTGGGATGAACGAGACTTTGCAGTAATTGATCCCGACAACAATTTGATTAGCTTTTTTCAACAAATAAAAAGCTAA
- the aadD1 gene encoding aminoglycoside O-nucleotidyltransferase ANT(4')-Ia — MNGPIIMTREERMKIVHEIKERILDKYGDDVKAIGVYGSLGRQTDGPYSDIEMMCVMSTEEAEFSHEWTTGEWKVEVNFDSEEILLDYASQVESDWPLTHGQFFSILPIYDSGGYLEKVYQTAKSVEAQTFHDAICALIVEELFEYAGKWRNIRVQGPTTFLPSLTVQVAMAGAMLIGLHHRICYTTSASVLTEAVKQSDLPSGYDHLCQFVMSGQLSDSEKLLESLENFWNGIQEWTERHGYIVDVSKRIPF, encoded by the coding sequence GTGAATGGACCAATAATAATGACTAGAGAAGAAAGAATGAAGATTGTTCATGAAATTAAGGAACGAATATTGGATAAATATGGGGATGATGTTAAGGCTATTGGTGTTTATGGCTCTCTTGGTCGTCAGACTGATGGGCCCTATTCGGATATTGAGATGATGTGTGTCATGTCAACAGAGGAAGCAGAGTTCAGCCATGAATGGACAACCGGTGAGTGGAAGGTGGAAGTGAATTTTGATAGCGAAGAGATTCTACTAGATTATGCATCTCAGGTGGAATCAGATTGGCCGCTTACACATGGTCAATTTTTCTCTATTTTGCCGATTTATGATTCAGGTGGATACTTAGAGAAAGTGTATCAAACTGCTAAATCGGTAGAAGCCCAAACGTTCCACGATGCGATTTGTGCCCTTATCGTAGAAGAGCTGTTTGAATATGCAGGCAAATGGCGTAATATTCGTGTGCAAGGACCGACAACATTTCTACCATCCTTGACTGTACAGGTAGCAATGGCAGGTGCCATGTTGATTGGTCTGCATCATCGCATCTGTTATACGACGAGCGCTTCGGTCTTAACTGAAGCAGTTAAGCAATCAGATCTTCCTTCAGGTTATGACCATCTGTGCCAGTTCGTAATGTCTGGTCAACTTTCCGACTCTGAGAAACTTCTGGAATCGCTAGAGAATTTCTGGAATGGGATTCAGGAGTGGACAGAACGACACGGATATATAGTGGATGTGTCAAAACGCATACCATTTTGA